The Hornefia porci genome contains the following window.
TCCCTTCAGGATTTCTGCAGTTGCAGGAGCCGGCACCGGAAGAATGCCGTGCGCGCACCGGACACTTCCTGAGCCCACATTGACCGGAGAACTCACGATGCGCTCTGCACCGATGGCTTCCAGCAGAAGACAGTTCCCGACCACATCGGCAACAGCGTCCATCGCGCCGACCTCATGAAAATGAATTTCACTGACGGGCTGACCGTGCACCCTGGATTCCGCAGATGCGATACGCTTGTAAATTGCCAGAGCATTCTCTTTGACCGATGCCGACACGGGAAGTCCGCTGATAATGCTTTCGATATCCCCCATTCCATAGTGATGGTGACCGTGGTGATGCTCATGCTCCGCGTCATGACCATGCCCGGCGTCGTGGCCGTGCTCCCCGGCGTTTCCGTGTCCGTGGTAATGTTCCGGCAGATGATCCTTTTCGTAGGGATATGCATGTCCGTGGTGATAGCCGTGCTCCGCATCGTGACCATGTTCGCCGTGGCTGTGCTCCCCGTCGTGTCCTTCTTCCTCTCCATGTACAAAGACATGCGCATGCGTTCCGCCGATGCCGCACTTTTCGCTGTGTTCAAAGGAAATCTCTGTTCCCGGAATTTTCAGGGCACAAAGCCTTTCAACTGTTTCAGCCGGTGCGATTTCTGCCAGTGCTCCCATCAGCATATCACCGGCGATGCCCATATTGCATTCAATATATAAAGTTTTCATACAGCAACTCCTTTGTGATTAATCATGCTGGCCAAATAGCCGGCACCAAACCCGTTGTCAATATTCACGACGCTGACGCCGCTGGCACAGGAATTCAGCATCGAAAGCAGGGCTGTCACACCGCCGAAGGCAGTCCCATAGCCTACGCTTGTGGGGACAGCAATTACCGGACAGTCCGCCAGTCCGCCCACAACGCTGGCCAGCGCGCCCTCCATTCCTGCGATGGCGATGATAACGTTAGCAGCCATAATAGAATCCGTGTTGCTCAGCAGACGGTGAATCCCGGCAACGCCCACATCAAACACCCGCTCCACTTTGTTCCCCAGAGTTTCTGCCGTTATCGCAGCTTCCTCCGCGACAGGGATATCACTGGTACCGCCAGTAATCACAAGCACCGTGCCTTCACAGTCCGGCTCGATCATCGAGCCGACTACGCCCGCATGCGCGTCGCTGTAATAGGTGAACGGGATGTCCTTTGTCAGAGCATCCGCGGCCTCTTGCGTCATACGCGTGATTAAAATCGTCCGCTGTCCATCCTTCCACAGCGCGTGAGCGATGCGGTCAATCTGCTCAGGAGTTTTGCCCGCGCCGTAAATCACCTCGCCGATGCCCTGCCGCAATCCCCGGTGAGTGTCCAGCCTGGCGATATCAATATCATCATAAGGCGCCATTTTCAGTTTCATCACTGCGTCCTCCACAGTGGAGGAGCCTTCCGCGACTGCCTGCAGCAGCGCTCTTGTTTCCGATTCAGTCATGAGCTGTCC
Protein-coding sequences here:
- the larB gene encoding nickel pincer cofactor biosynthesis protein LarB, which translates into the protein MTESETRALLQAVAEGSSTVEDAVMKLKMAPYDDIDIARLDTHRGLRQGIGEVIYGAGKTPEQIDRIAHALWKDGQRTILITRMTQEAADALTKDIPFTYYSDAHAGVVGSMIEPDCEGTVLVITGGTSDIPVAEEAAITAETLGNKVERVFDVGVAGIHRLLSNTDSIMAANVIIAIAGMEGALASVVGGLADCPVIAVPTSVGYGTAFGGVTALLSMLNSCASGVSVVNIDNGFGAGYLASMINHKGVAV